One window of the Amycolatopsis mediterranei genome contains the following:
- a CDS encoding transporter — translation MTWLTWRQFRVPALSVLAGLIAIAVVLAITGPDLVGRTNFSDQDTLFGGTILALYLLPAVIGVFWGVPMITRELESGTHSLVWNQTVTRKQWLTTKLGFGLLAAMLAAGLLGWAVSWWASPIDALAATQTDRGMLSRIMPVVFGARGIVPIGYAAFALALGVAAGMLLKRTVAAMAVTLVTLAAVLVLVPSFVRPYLLPPQTQTVAIVGKDITNITGNDDQGITEIGMRQPAGAWVLANETVDPAGNVADPLPSFVQTCAPRPGAGPPERGTLEQCMAQLGAHGYQQRLTFQPGSRFWPLQWLELALYLAMTALLTWFCFRRLRHLS, via the coding sequence ATGACCTGGCTGACCTGGCGCCAGTTCCGCGTTCCCGCGTTGTCCGTGCTCGCCGGCCTGATCGCGATCGCCGTGGTGCTGGCGATCACGGGGCCGGACCTGGTGGGCCGCACGAACTTCTCCGACCAGGACACCCTCTTCGGTGGCACGATCCTGGCACTGTACCTGCTGCCGGCGGTCATCGGCGTGTTCTGGGGCGTCCCGATGATCACGCGCGAGCTGGAGAGCGGCACGCACAGCCTGGTGTGGAACCAGACCGTCACGCGCAAGCAGTGGCTCACCACCAAGCTCGGCTTCGGCCTGCTCGCCGCGATGCTCGCGGCCGGTCTGCTCGGCTGGGCGGTGTCGTGGTGGGCGAGCCCGATCGACGCGCTCGCGGCGACGCAAACCGATCGCGGAATGCTCTCGCGCATCATGCCGGTGGTGTTCGGCGCCCGCGGCATCGTCCCGATCGGCTACGCGGCCTTCGCCCTCGCCCTGGGCGTCGCGGCCGGGATGCTGCTGAAGCGGACGGTGGCCGCCATGGCCGTCACCCTCGTCACGCTCGCCGCCGTACTGGTGCTGGTCCCGTCGTTCGTGCGCCCGTACCTGCTGCCGCCGCAGACCCAGACGGTCGCGATCGTCGGCAAGGACATCACGAACATCACCGGCAACGACGACCAGGGGATCACCGAGATCGGGATGCGGCAGCCGGCCGGTGCGTGGGTGCTGGCGAACGAAACCGTGGACCCGGCCGGGAACGTGGCCGACCCGCTGCCGTCCTTCGTGCAGACGTGCGCCCCGAGGCCGGGCGCGGGCCCGCCGGAACGCGGCACCTTGGAACAGTGCATGGCCCAGCTGGGCGCCCACGGCTACCAGCAGCGGCTGACCTTCCAGCCCGGCTCCCGGTTCTGGCCGCTGCAGTGGCTCGAGCTGGCGCTCTACCTCGCCATGACCGCCCTGCTCACCTGGTTCTGCTTCCGCCGTCTCCGCCACCTGTCCTGA
- a CDS encoding alpha/beta hydrolase family protein, translated as MRTLAVATALTLTLSLSASPASAATTPYLPAPTGHQPVGVTTLSMKDTSRPDPWVPTVPYRELMVSLFYPATSANGPKKQYMTPLESERNLERQNIPGLPLDVFSTVRTNAVVDAHPAGRWHSLPLVVLSPGWTQPRATLTALAEELASRGYAVAAIDHTYENRATTFPDGHVTGCAACDVDEQPGFWEKFAQVRPKDTSFVLDSLLSSRWGALIDPRRIGMTGHSAGGAVTTQAMLADPRIRAGADLDGSVHVPIPASGLSRPFMFVGRTESYTPGEPGPYDDWETDWPHLTGWKRWLMVSGTVHQSFTDLGVLAEQLGVDLGDAIDPYRALAITRTYVSAFFDLHLRCRPQPLLTTPSPAYPEVTFVG; from the coding sequence ATGCGCACTCTCGCGGTAGCCACCGCCTTGACCCTGACCTTGTCCCTGTCCGCGTCGCCCGCTTCGGCGGCCACGACGCCCTACCTGCCCGCCCCGACCGGGCACCAGCCCGTCGGCGTCACCACACTGTCCATGAAGGACACTTCACGGCCTGACCCGTGGGTGCCGACGGTGCCCTACCGGGAGCTGATGGTCTCCCTCTTCTACCCGGCGACCTCGGCGAACGGGCCGAAGAAGCAGTACATGACCCCGCTCGAGTCGGAACGCAACCTCGAGCGGCAGAACATCCCCGGCCTGCCGCTGGACGTCTTCAGCACGGTCCGGACGAACGCCGTCGTCGACGCGCACCCGGCCGGGCGGTGGCACAGCCTGCCGCTGGTCGTGCTGTCGCCGGGCTGGACCCAGCCGCGGGCGACGCTCACCGCGCTGGCCGAAGAGCTCGCCAGCCGCGGGTACGCCGTGGCGGCGATCGACCACACCTACGAAAACCGCGCCACCACCTTCCCCGACGGGCACGTCACCGGCTGCGCTGCCTGTGACGTCGACGAACAGCCCGGCTTCTGGGAGAAGTTCGCGCAGGTCCGCCCGAAGGACACGTCGTTCGTGCTCGATTCCCTCCTGTCCTCGAGGTGGGGCGCGCTGATCGACCCGCGGCGCATCGGCATGACCGGGCACTCCGCGGGCGGCGCGGTCACCACCCAGGCGATGCTGGCCGACCCGCGCATCCGCGCCGGGGCCGACCTCGACGGCAGCGTCCACGTGCCGATCCCGGCGTCCGGGCTGTCCCGGCCCTTCATGTTCGTGGGCCGCACGGAGTCCTACACGCCGGGCGAGCCGGGTCCGTACGACGACTGGGAAACCGACTGGCCGCACCTGACCGGCTGGAAGCGCTGGCTCATGGTGTCGGGCACGGTGCACCAGTCGTTCACCGACCTCGGCGTGCTCGCCGAGCAGCTGGGCGTCGACCTCGGTGACGCGATCGACCCGTACCGCGCGCTGGCCATCACGCGGACGTACGTAAGCGCTTTCTTCGACCTGCACCTGCGCTGCCGTCCGCAGCCGCTGCTGACCACCCCCTCGCCCGCTTACCCGGAAGTGACCTTCGTCGGATGA
- a CDS encoding alpha/beta hydrolase family protein yields the protein MRIKSIMAIMVIAALTLALTSPSASADPAPTLAKPTGDRPVGTTALYLKDSARPDPWVPSVPYRELMVSLFYPAAPANGPKKQFMSEAEAKAVFDEAGIKGIPPSVLTTVRTDAVVDARPAGHGLPAVVLSPGFKRPRAELTSLSEDLASHGYLVVLVDHTYENVATTFPDGRVTGCAACGSSSPEFWQRLQRSRAKDVSFVLDSLAHSKWAPLLDTSRIGMAGHSVGGTSTVNAMVTDTRIKAGIDVDGTQSDPLLAPGLDRPFLFFGRQSLYAPGTGVESGTWDADWKQLTGWKRWLTVAGMQHPSFTDLGLVGEQLGLDFGATTPAGRGQAITAAYVRAFFDQHLRGRPQPLLDQPAPQYPEVAFARTSTPYLPAPTGDRPVGSTAVYLKDTSRPDPWVPSVPYRELMVSLFYPAASAKGPKTQYLTSAESAALLKDSGLNVAPDLLTGMVTNSVADARPAGRGLPLIVLSPGYTKPRATLTALAEDLASHGYAVALVGHTYENAGQSFPDGRFAGCASCDVPHDDAFWEKLELGRAADVSFVLDSLTHSKWAPLIDAARIGMAGHSIGGAGTLPAMLADSRIKAGMDIDGTTHVALTPPGLSRPFMFLGHQLGATACVPGDPTWERDWAQLTGWRRWADVRGAQHASFTDVGLVGDELGVGYGATTTALRTQEIARTYVNAFFDQHLRGEARPVLDRPGYPEVTFCH from the coding sequence ATGAGAATCAAGAGCATCATGGCCATCATGGTCATCGCCGCGCTCACCCTCGCCTTGACGTCGCCGTCCGCTTCGGCGGACCCGGCGCCCACGCTGGCGAAACCGACCGGCGACCGGCCCGTCGGCACGACCGCCCTGTACCTCAAGGACAGCGCACGGCCCGATCCGTGGGTGCCGTCGGTGCCCTACCGCGAACTGATGGTTTCCCTCTTCTACCCAGCGGCTCCGGCGAACGGGCCGAAGAAGCAGTTCATGTCGGAGGCCGAAGCGAAGGCCGTCTTCGACGAAGCCGGCATCAAGGGCATCCCGCCGTCGGTGCTGACCACGGTCCGCACCGACGCGGTCGTCGACGCGCGGCCGGCCGGGCACGGCCTGCCCGCCGTCGTCCTGTCGCCCGGCTTCAAGCGGCCCCGCGCCGAGCTGACCTCGCTGTCGGAAGACCTGGCGAGTCACGGCTACCTGGTGGTCCTGGTCGACCACACCTACGAGAACGTGGCCACCACCTTCCCGGACGGCCGGGTCACCGGCTGCGCGGCCTGCGGCAGCTCCAGTCCCGAGTTCTGGCAGCGGCTGCAGCGCAGCCGGGCGAAGGACGTGTCGTTCGTGCTGGACTCGCTGGCGCACTCGAAGTGGGCTCCGCTGCTCGACACCTCCCGGATCGGCATGGCCGGGCATTCCGTCGGCGGCACGAGCACGGTGAACGCGATGGTGACCGACACCCGGATCAAGGCCGGGATCGACGTGGACGGCACGCAGAGCGATCCCCTGCTCGCCCCGGGGCTCGACCGCCCGTTTCTGTTCTTCGGCCGCCAGAGCCTGTACGCCCCCGGTACCGGCGTTGAATCCGGCACCTGGGACGCCGACTGGAAGCAGCTGACGGGCTGGAAGCGCTGGCTCACCGTGGCCGGGATGCAGCACCCGTCGTTCACCGACCTCGGCCTGGTGGGTGAGCAGCTGGGCCTCGACTTCGGCGCGACCACCCCGGCCGGGCGCGGCCAGGCGATCACCGCGGCGTACGTCCGGGCGTTCTTCGACCAGCACCTGCGCGGCCGGCCGCAGCCGCTGCTGGACCAGCCGGCCCCGCAGTACCCGGAGGTCGCCTTCGCCCGGACGTCGACGCCGTACCTGCCCGCTCCGACCGGCGACCGGCCGGTGGGCAGCACGGCGGTGTACCTGAAGGACACCTCGCGCCCCGACCCGTGGGTGCCTTCGGTGCCCTACCGGGAACTGATGGTTTCCCTCTTCTACCCCGCCGCTTCGGCGAAGGGCCCGAAGACGCAGTACCTGACCTCGGCGGAGTCCGCGGCGTTGCTGAAGGACAGCGGCCTGAACGTGGCGCCGGACCTGCTCACCGGGATGGTGACCAACTCCGTCGCCGACGCGCGGCCGGCCGGGCGCGGGTTGCCGCTGATCGTGCTTTCGCCCGGCTACACGAAACCCCGCGCCACGCTGACCGCGCTGGCCGAGGACCTGGCGAGCCACGGGTACGCCGTCGCGCTGGTCGGCCACACCTACGAGAACGCCGGGCAGAGCTTCCCGGACGGGCGGTTCGCCGGGTGCGCGTCGTGCGACGTCCCGCACGACGACGCGTTCTGGGAGAAGCTGGAACTCGGCCGGGCCGCCGACGTGTCGTTCGTGCTGGACTCGCTGACGCACTCGAAGTGGGCGCCGCTGATCGACGCGGCCCGGATCGGCATGGCCGGGCACTCCATCGGCGGCGCCGGCACCCTCCCGGCGATGCTCGCCGACAGCCGGATCAAGGCCGGGATGGACATCGACGGCACGACCCACGTCGCACTGACCCCGCCCGGGCTGTCGCGGCCGTTCATGTTCCTGGGCCACCAGCTCGGTGCCACCGCCTGCGTACCGGGCGACCCGACGTGGGAACGGGACTGGGCGCAGCTGACCGGCTGGCGGCGCTGGGCCGACGTGCGGGGCGCCCAGCACGCGTCGTTCACGGACGTGGGCCTGGTCGGCGACGAACTGGGCGTCGGCTACGGCGCGACGACGACCGCGCTGCGGACCCAGGAAATCGCCCGGACGTACGTCAACGCCTTCTTCGACCAGCACCTGCGGGGCGAGGCACGGCCGGTGCTCGACCGGCCGGGCTACCCGGAAGTCACGTTCTGCCACTGA
- a CDS encoding alpha/beta hydrolase family esterase produces the protein MKRMLGVLLALVVMVTGLASPAQAAALTRVTGFGNNPTNLNMYVYVPDHVAAKPAMLVLVHYCGGSASSIFGWNGKDYVTAADRYGYVIVLPEATRSEKCFDVSTPNALRRNGGGDSTGIMSMVAYAKSRYNVDPARVVVSGFSSGAMMTNVLAAQYPDVFSAASAFSGVPAGCFATTNGSLWNSTCSGGKSIKTAQQWGDLARAMYPGYTGRYPRMQLWHGTTDTTLSYPNFGEEIKQWTNLNGLSQTPAFTDHPQSSWTRTRYGNTSTQATVEGVSIAGVGHQLPMTGQLAYAISFLGLDH, from the coding sequence ATGAAACGCATGCTCGGAGTCCTGCTGGCACTGGTGGTCATGGTCACCGGCCTGGCTTCGCCCGCCCAGGCGGCGGCGTTGACCAGGGTGACCGGCTTCGGCAACAACCCGACGAACCTGAACATGTACGTCTACGTCCCGGACCACGTGGCGGCCAAGCCCGCCATGCTGGTGCTGGTGCACTACTGCGGCGGCTCGGCGAGCTCGATCTTCGGCTGGAACGGCAAGGACTACGTCACCGCGGCCGACCGGTACGGGTACGTCATCGTGCTGCCGGAGGCCACCCGCAGTGAGAAGTGCTTCGACGTCTCGACGCCGAACGCGTTGCGGCGCAACGGCGGCGGGGACTCGACCGGGATCATGTCGATGGTCGCCTACGCCAAGTCCCGCTACAACGTCGACCCGGCGCGGGTCGTGGTCAGCGGGTTCTCCTCCGGGGCGATGATGACGAACGTGCTGGCCGCCCAGTACCCCGACGTGTTCTCGGCGGCTTCGGCGTTCTCCGGCGTGCCTGCCGGGTGCTTCGCCACCACGAACGGCTCGCTGTGGAACAGCACGTGCTCGGGCGGGAAGTCGATCAAGACCGCGCAGCAGTGGGGCGATCTGGCCCGGGCGATGTACCCGGGCTACACCGGCCGCTACCCGCGGATGCAGCTGTGGCACGGCACCACCGACACGACGCTGTCGTACCCGAACTTCGGTGAAGAGATCAAGCAGTGGACCAACCTGAACGGGCTGAGCCAGACACCGGCGTTCACCGACCACCCGCAGTCGTCGTGGACGCGCACCCGGTACGGCAACACCAGTACCCAGGCCACGGTGGAGGGCGTCAGCATTGCCGGCGTCGGGCACCAGCTGCCGATGACCGGCCAGCTGGCGTACGCGATCTCGTTCCTCGGCCTCGACCACTGA
- a CDS encoding SGNH/GDSL hydrolase family protein, which yields MKRFLAAAAALAIAFAGPTGVANAESNGGVRIMPLGDSITYGTGVPGGYRIGLWQRLAAGRYTNDFVGSQFNGPGSLWDHDHEGHPGWRIDQIDANATGWMRTYNPRSVLLHIGTNDVLQNYNVAGAPGRLSTLIDHLTAAAPNADVFVAQLIPIGWASGDAAVRTFNNALPGIVQGKVNAGKHVHLVDLHSAVSAADLTDGVHPNAGGYDKMAAVWYTALRSVPGSIGNPRAAVAAETLAAATRS from the coding sequence ATGAAAAGATTCCTGGCCGCCGCGGCGGCCCTGGCGATCGCGTTCGCCGGCCCGACCGGAGTCGCGAACGCGGAATCGAACGGCGGCGTGCGGATCATGCCGCTGGGCGACTCGATCACCTACGGCACCGGCGTGCCGGGTGGGTACCGGATCGGCCTGTGGCAACGCTTGGCCGCGGGCCGCTACACCAACGATTTCGTCGGTTCGCAGTTCAACGGGCCCGGCAGCCTGTGGGACCACGACCACGAAGGGCACCCCGGCTGGCGCATCGACCAGATCGACGCGAACGCCACCGGCTGGATGCGCACCTACAACCCGCGCTCGGTGCTGCTGCACATCGGCACCAACGACGTGCTGCAGAACTACAACGTCGCCGGCGCGCCCGGCCGGCTGTCCACGCTCATCGACCACCTCACCGCCGCCGCGCCGAACGCCGACGTCTTCGTCGCGCAGCTCATCCCGATCGGGTGGGCGAGCGGGGACGCCGCCGTGCGGACGTTCAACAACGCCCTGCCGGGGATCGTGCAGGGCAAGGTGAACGCCGGCAAGCACGTGCACCTGGTCGACCTGCACAGCGCGGTGAGCGCCGCCGACCTCACCGACGGCGTCCACCCGAACGCCGGTGGGTACGACAAGATGGCGGCCGTCTGGTACACCGCCCTGCGGTCGGTCCCCGGCAGCATCGGCAACCCGCGTGCCGCCGTGGCCGCGGAGACGCTCGCCGCGGCGACGCGATCGTGA
- a CDS encoding SDR family NAD(P)-dependent oxidoreductase, producing the protein MPPAPGLPDLSGTIACVTGASGVIGRGIALRFAEAGAAVAVHHRRPGAADEVVAAIEAAGGRARAFAAELTEDHALLDAVAEWGGRLDALVNNAGIQPVEALDGLTVERWRAMLEATLTSAFSCTQAAARLMGDGGSVTHIASIEARQPAPGHVHYSAAKAALVMHARGAALEYGPRGIRVNTVSPGLIARPGLAEDWPEGVERWHRAAPLGRLGTPADIGNACVFLASPLASWITGHDLVVDGGVTAHPNW; encoded by the coding sequence GTGCCTCCCGCGCCCGGCCTGCCCGATCTGTCCGGCACGATCGCCTGCGTCACCGGCGCCTCCGGGGTGATCGGCCGCGGGATCGCGCTCCGGTTCGCCGAAGCGGGCGCGGCCGTGGCGGTGCACCACCGCCGTCCCGGAGCGGCCGACGAGGTTGTCGCGGCGATCGAAGCCGCCGGTGGGCGGGCCCGCGCGTTCGCCGCCGAGCTCACCGAAGACCACGCTCTGCTCGACGCCGTCGCGGAGTGGGGTGGCCGGCTCGACGCGCTGGTGAACAACGCCGGCATCCAGCCGGTGGAAGCCCTCGACGGGCTGACGGTCGAGCGCTGGCGGGCCATGCTGGAGGCCACCTTGACGAGCGCGTTCTCCTGCACCCAGGCCGCGGCCCGGCTGATGGGCGACGGCGGGAGCGTCACGCACATCGCGTCGATCGAGGCCCGGCAGCCGGCGCCCGGCCACGTCCACTACAGCGCGGCCAAGGCGGCGCTGGTCATGCACGCCCGCGGCGCGGCGCTGGAGTACGGGCCGCGCGGGATCCGCGTCAACACGGTGTCGCCGGGGCTGATCGCGCGGCCGGGTCTGGCCGAGGACTGGCCGGAGGGCGTCGAGCGGTGGCACCGCGCGGCACCGCTGGGCCGGCTGGGCACGCCCGCCGACATCGGCAACGCGTGCGTGTTCCTGGCCTCCCCGCTGGCGTCCTGGATCACCGGCCACGACCTCGTCGTCGACGGCGGCGTCACCGCGCACCCGAACTGGTGA
- a CDS encoding ferritin produces the protein MAETRKFAELLQTQIRHEFTAAQQYIALAVWFDARDLPRLAKRFYRQAIEERNHALAMVRYLLDRDEPVAIPGSEEVRNDFSSVHEAIELAVTQERTVTAAIEAMAKAARLEEDYLGEQFVHWFLKEQVEEVAQMSTLLTVVERAGGNLFEVENHLFREAGTPIEDAPDMPPVAGGKL, from the coding sequence ATGGCCGAAACCCGGAAGTTCGCCGAACTGCTGCAGACGCAGATCCGCCACGAGTTCACCGCCGCCCAGCAGTACATCGCCCTGGCCGTCTGGTTCGACGCTCGCGACCTGCCCCGGCTGGCCAAGCGCTTCTACCGGCAGGCGATCGAGGAGCGCAACCACGCGCTGGCGATGGTGCGCTACCTGCTCGACCGCGACGAGCCGGTGGCCATCCCGGGCAGCGAAGAAGTGCGGAACGACTTTTCGAGCGTGCACGAAGCGATCGAGCTGGCCGTGACCCAGGAACGCACGGTCACCGCCGCCATCGAGGCGATGGCGAAGGCCGCGCGGCTGGAGGAGGACTACCTCGGCGAGCAGTTCGTGCACTGGTTCCTGAAGGAACAGGTGGAGGAGGTGGCGCAGATGTCCACGCTGCTCACCGTCGTCGAGCGGGCCGGCGGCAACCTGTTCGAGGTCGAGAACCACCTGTTCCGCGAAGCCGGCACGCCGATCGAGGACGCCCCGGACATGCCGCCGGTGGCGGGCGGGAAGCTCTGA
- a CDS encoding PaaI family thioesterase, whose protein sequence is MSENPFPIVDGVPPGRALLGARIRELIEASVCVRDGEADLAAAARRVEAVTEALRAGGGAQPLLLAALDGGGHLSINNPLEGPGNPLAPPLSWVHVGPESVRADVLLGAAHEGPPGRVHGGWVAAVLDHVLGRATAAAGFPGMTASLTVDYHQGTPYAVPLTAEARLVRRDGRKLHATGELRAGDVVCATATAILVHFSADRFPVPTAATKSATD, encoded by the coding sequence ATGTCCGAAAACCCCTTTCCGATCGTCGACGGCGTGCCACCCGGGCGGGCGCTGCTCGGCGCCCGGATCCGCGAGCTGATCGAGGCCTCCGTCTGCGTGCGCGACGGCGAAGCCGATCTCGCCGCCGCGGCCCGCCGGGTCGAAGCCGTCACCGAGGCACTGCGCGCGGGCGGCGGCGCGCAGCCGCTGCTGCTCGCCGCCCTCGACGGCGGAGGTCACCTGAGCATCAACAATCCCCTGGAGGGGCCGGGGAACCCGCTGGCGCCGCCGCTGTCGTGGGTGCACGTGGGACCCGAGTCGGTGCGCGCCGACGTCCTCCTCGGCGCCGCGCACGAAGGGCCGCCCGGGCGCGTGCACGGCGGCTGGGTCGCCGCCGTGCTGGACCACGTGCTGGGCCGCGCCACCGCCGCGGCCGGCTTCCCGGGCATGACGGCGTCGCTGACCGTCGACTACCACCAGGGGACGCCGTACGCCGTGCCGCTCACCGCCGAAGCCCGGCTCGTCCGCCGCGACGGCCGCAAGCTCCACGCCACCGGTGAGCTCAGAGCGGGCGACGTCGTCTGCGCCACGGCGACGGCGATCCTGGTCCACTTCAGCGCCGACCGGTTCCCCGTGCCCACCGCCGCCACGAAGTCCGCGACGGACTAG
- a CDS encoding MHYT domain-containing protein has protein sequence MNHEDFAMGNWLVVLAYLTSVVGCALGLACTLQARSTDSPRARLTWLVLAAVSIGGVGIWVMHFIAMLGFSTPGMPVRYDILRTALSAILSVAAVFCGLLVFGVRNRFAWRRLLLGGLLTGLAVAVMHYTGMWAVQVKGVIGYDPTLVALSVIIAVVAATAALWFTVGLDKLLPRLAAGLVMGAAVTGMHYTGMAAVRLHLDPGAPDPSGTEVFSFLFPVFVLAALAMAVPICAVLMATSSSEAPRHTTVVPSELSSK, from the coding sequence ATGAACCACGAAGACTTCGCGATGGGCAACTGGCTCGTCGTGCTCGCGTACCTCACCTCGGTGGTGGGCTGCGCCCTCGGCCTCGCCTGCACGCTGCAGGCGCGCTCCACCGACAGCCCGCGCGCCCGGCTGACCTGGCTGGTGCTCGCGGCGGTGTCGATCGGCGGGGTCGGCATCTGGGTCATGCACTTCATCGCGATGCTCGGCTTTTCCACGCCCGGCATGCCGGTGCGGTACGACATCCTGCGCACGGCGCTCTCGGCGATCCTGTCGGTGGCGGCGGTGTTCTGCGGGCTGCTGGTGTTCGGCGTCCGCAACCGGTTCGCGTGGAGGCGGCTGCTGCTCGGCGGGCTGCTGACCGGGCTGGCGGTGGCCGTCATGCACTACACGGGGATGTGGGCGGTGCAGGTCAAGGGCGTGATCGGCTACGACCCGACGCTGGTGGCGCTCTCGGTGATCATCGCCGTGGTCGCGGCCACGGCGGCGCTGTGGTTCACGGTCGGGCTGGACAAGCTCCTGCCCCGGCTGGCGGCGGGCCTGGTGATGGGCGCGGCGGTCACCGGCATGCACTACACCGGCATGGCGGCGGTGCGCCTGCACCTGGACCCGGGTGCGCCCGACCCGTCCGGCACCGAGGTGTTCTCGTTCCTGTTCCCGGTGTTCGTCCTGGCGGCACTGGCGATGGCGGTCCCGATCTGCGCTGTCCTGATGGCGACGTCGAGTTCGGAGGCACCCCGGCACACGACGGTCGTGCCCTCGGAGCTGTCCTCGAAGTAG